The following are from one region of the Methanobacterium sp. genome:
- a CDS encoding rod shape-determining protein translates to MFSFLGKKDEVKEEKKKALSHTLGIDLGTLNTVVAKPSGDKFDLFKIPSVVAVKKEDPGYVLAVGEEAKSMLGRTPEDIIAVRPLRQGVIESIAQAEALLIYSMNLGSGEEKEIIDRIVVGIPGDASEVEKKAVEDIGIKAGANYVLVISEGLAAAIGVGLPIAEASGTMVIDIGAGSSDVVVISLGGITDIETIRSGGDDVDSNIVEKVKEIYNVEIGIHEAEKAKIEVGMVHSESESESGKTTVIGKSLETNKPEKVEIDSKLVADAAEPIVVKLVDALANVLERMSPELISGVYEKTVVVGGTSQLKGLKERIFEEVGVPVEISDDPMNVVAKGTAIVAAEPRALEPEVRLKAMK, encoded by the coding sequence ATGTTCAGTTTTTTAGGTAAAAAAGATGAAGTAAAAGAGGAGAAGAAAAAAGCTTTATCCCACACTTTAGGGATAGATCTTGGAACTCTAAATACAGTGGTGGCCAAACCATCAGGTGATAAATTTGATTTATTCAAAATACCCTCAGTAGTGGCTGTAAAAAAAGAAGATCCAGGTTATGTTTTAGCTGTTGGAGAAGAAGCCAAATCAATGCTAGGGAGAACTCCTGAGGATATTATTGCAGTTCGACCACTGAGACAAGGAGTAATTGAAAGTATAGCTCAAGCAGAAGCATTACTTATTTATTCCATGAATCTTGGATCAGGAGAAGAAAAAGAAATTATAGACCGAATAGTTGTTGGTATCCCTGGGGATGCTTCTGAAGTAGAAAAAAAAGCAGTTGAAGACATAGGTATAAAAGCAGGCGCCAATTATGTCCTGGTCATAAGTGAAGGACTGGCAGCAGCAATTGGAGTCGGCCTACCAATAGCAGAAGCATCAGGAACAATGGTTATTGATATAGGTGCAGGGTCCAGTGATGTTGTAGTTATCTCGTTAGGAGGCATAACGGACATCGAAACCATTCGCAGCGGCGGAGACGATGTTGACTCCAATATTGTGGAAAAAGTTAAAGAAATTTATAACGTGGAAATAGGAATTCACGAAGCAGAAAAGGCAAAAATTGAAGTGGGTATGGTTCACTCAGAAAGTGAATCTGAAAGTGGTAAAACGACTGTAATTGGTAAATCACTTGAAACCAACAAACCAGAGAAAGTTGAAATAGATTCTAAGTTAGTGGCAGACGCAGCTGAACCAATTGTCGTTAAATTAGTTGATGCTTTAGCTAATGTACTTGAAAGAATGTCTCCAGAATTGATTTCTGGAGTTTACGAAAAAACTGTGGTAGTGGGAGGAACTTCACAACTCAAAGGACTGAAAGAACGGATATTTGAAGAAGTAGGTGTGCCTGTTGAGATTTCTGATGATCCCATGAATGTTGTCGCCAAAGGAACAGCCATTGTAGCAGCCGAACCACGTGCCCTGGAACCAGAAGTACGTTTAAAGGCCATGAAATAA
- a CDS encoding ribonuclease HII, with product MKILGIDEAGRGSVLGPLVVSGVVLEQNRLKYLERLGLKDSKKISPQRRIALSRKIERIAECHTIHITAKDIDRLRSRDVNLNEIEKIAINRIIRESAPSTCFIDSIDIKPERLTIELETIHPDVKVVAEHKADDRYPIVSAASIIAKVERDRAIQEIKKKYKDIGSGYPSDPKTIKFLKNIPPGDLPDFIRRSWATVEKIVG from the coding sequence ATGAAAATTTTAGGAATTGATGAAGCAGGCAGGGGTTCTGTTTTAGGACCACTTGTTGTTTCAGGAGTAGTTTTAGAACAGAATCGGCTGAAGTATCTAGAAAGGCTTGGTTTAAAGGATTCTAAAAAGATATCACCCCAAAGAAGGATAGCTTTATCACGTAAAATTGAACGGATTGCTGAATGCCATACAATACATATAACAGCAAAAGATATTGATAGGCTACGTTCAAGGGATGTTAATCTCAATGAAATCGAAAAAATCGCGATAAACCGTATCATCAGAGAATCTGCACCATCAACTTGTTTCATTGACTCAATTGATATTAAACCAGAACGTTTAACCATTGAGTTGGAAACAATTCATCCTGATGTGAAGGTGGTAGCTGAACACAAAGCAGATGATCGTTATCCCATAGTTTCGGCAGCATCTATAATTGCGAAAGTAGAACGTGACAGGGCTATTCAAGAAATAAAGAAGAAATATAAAGATATAGGATCTGGTTATCCTAGTGATCCTAAAACCATCAAATTCTTGAAGAACATTCCACCGGGAGATCTACCAGACTTCATACGCAGATCTTGGGCCACAGTTGAAAAAATAGTAGGATAG
- a CDS encoding MotA/TolQ/ExbB proton channel family protein, whose amino-acid sequence MIYEFFTSSLNTILEMFKSGGIITYIITIIGIYGFFYSLEKIFYLRKISQVSLAEIMGEVNKAMERGGSLEALRSIGSYQNPVSKIVAEALKIGFRNNREVEDAMERVFIVEMGRMTKGMDTIRTIIEIAPLLGLIGTVLGMWYTFKAMGVNASATGMAEGIYIALITTIAGLAVAIIILPLYSLINSKIESELDNIEIAKKMTNWRSAEMRIKINADVEKAIKALKESDGILEAKKVLDDKNANIWILINPHMLEKSIGNILKENCNAEAKIVESKLKQ is encoded by the coding sequence ATGATCTACGAGTTTTTCACGAGCTCTTTAAACACCATACTTGAGATGTTTAAAAGTGGAGGAATCATAACCTATATCATCACTATAATTGGAATTTATGGATTTTTTTATTCATTGGAGAAGATTTTCTATCTGCGAAAAATATCCCAAGTTAGCTTGGCAGAGATTATGGGTGAAGTTAACAAAGCCATGGAAAGAGGAGGTTCATTAGAGGCTTTACGCTCCATTGGCAGTTATCAAAACCCAGTTTCGAAAATAGTGGCTGAAGCTTTGAAAATTGGTTTCAGAAATAATAGAGAAGTAGAAGATGCTATGGAAAGAGTATTTATTGTGGAAATGGGTCGTATGACCAAAGGTATGGATACTATTCGTACTATTATAGAAATTGCTCCTCTTTTAGGGTTGATTGGAACTGTTCTTGGCATGTGGTACACTTTTAAAGCAATGGGAGTTAATGCCAGTGCAACGGGAATGGCTGAAGGAATTTATATTGCCCTTATAACTACAATTGCTGGTTTAGCCGTTGCTATTATCATCCTACCCCTTTACAGCTTAATAAACAGTAAAATTGAAAGTGAACTGGATAACATAGAAATTGCCAAAAAAATGACAAACTGGCGGTCTGCAGAAATGCGTATAAAGATAAATGCAGATGTTGAAAAAGCAATTAAAGCTTTGAAAGAATCTGATGGTATTTTGGAAGCAAAAAAAGTTCTGGATGACAAAAATGCCAACATATGGATTTTAATTAATCCCCATATGTTGGAAAAGAGCATTGGTAACATACTCAAAGAAAACTGTAATGCAGAAGCCAAAATAGTGGAAAGTAAACTAAAACAATAA
- a CDS encoding biopolymer transporter ExbD, producing the protein MTIDTQSYRRKLRSRQAKVNLVPLIDVIFTILIFLMVTSSFQTATDPGSSGKPQVSQSSGGSEYYLIPVAGLEKVTVNGVDMSRDIRNSAIAVHTRVIDEGEIIIKPKDRAIIITAPPGMSPDKAVNIPQT; encoded by the coding sequence TTGACCATCGACACCCAGAGTTATCGTAGAAAATTACGGAGCAGACAAGCTAAGGTGAATTTGGTCCCCTTAATAGATGTAATTTTTACTATTTTAATATTTCTCATGGTCACCAGTAGTTTCCAGACAGCCACAGATCCTGGAAGCAGTGGCAAACCCCAAGTAAGCCAGTCCAGTGGAGGTTCAGAGTATTATTTAATACCAGTTGCAGGACTGGAAAAAGTGACAGTTAATGGTGTGGATATGTCCCGTGACATCCGCAACAGTGCCATTGCAGTACATACCCGAGTTATTGATGAAGGAGAGATCATTATTAAACCAAAAGACAGAGCAATTATCATCACTGCCCCTCCGGGAATGAGTCCAGATAAGGCGGTTAATATCCCTCAAACTTAA
- a CDS encoding IMP cyclohydrolase, whose product MYLGRILAVGSNKEGNFVAYRVSSRSFPNRTTQTFQNRVAVVPKEGYETDVFKSPYIAYNCIRLENEVAVVSNGSHTDVIAEKITSGMSIRDALTLSLLTMDYEKDDFNTPRIAGATTLNGESYIGIITHEKVQVEKVPEGKACYIAVYEHIAPQIVEFDATNASEAAQFIMDQGTFAQFTNPVSSAAAFGRETWDLKSI is encoded by the coding sequence ATGTATCTAGGAAGAATATTGGCAGTTGGAAGTAATAAAGAAGGGAATTTCGTGGCTTATAGAGTTTCCAGTCGGTCTTTTCCCAACAGAACTACCCAAACATTCCAGAATAGGGTAGCTGTTGTTCCTAAAGAAGGTTATGAAACAGATGTATTTAAAAGTCCATATATTGCCTATAACTGCATTCGATTAGAAAATGAAGTTGCAGTAGTTTCCAATGGATCCCACACCGATGTGATAGCCGAAAAAATAACTTCAGGAATGAGCATTAGGGATGCTTTAACTCTTTCTCTTTTAACCATGGATTATGAGAAAGATGATTTTAATACTCCTCGGATTGCAGGGGCTACCACTCTAAATGGTGAATCATACATCGGAATTATTACTCATGAAAAGGTACAAGTGGAAAAAGTACCTGAAGGCAAAGCATGTTATATTGCTGTTTATGAACATATTGCTCCCCAAATAGTTGAATTTGATGCAACCAATGCATCAGAAGCTGCTCAATTCATAATGGACCAGGGGACATTTGCTCAATTCACCAATCCTGTGAGTTCTGCAGCTGCATTTGGTCGGGAAACATGGGATTTAAAATCAATTTAA
- a CDS encoding coenzyme F420-0:L-glutamate ligase, translating to MEIKVIGIKNIPLIKKGDDLSQLILKSADSQNIKLDDGDILVIAETAVAKADGNVINLKNIEPGKQAYNLAKLTGKEAELVEAIIEESNEIVKVGPDFIICETKHGFVCANAGIDESNVDKGMATPIPLNPDSSAHQIRKKMEISTGKKIAVIISDTQGRAFREGAIGTAIGISGMEPLWDRCGEFDLYGRELKTTSIAVADELASAASLVMGQANEGIPVVIIKGISYFDKLENDKATINPLIRPKKYDVFRD from the coding sequence ATGGAAATAAAGGTTATTGGCATTAAAAACATTCCTTTAATAAAGAAAGGCGATGATTTATCCCAATTAATTCTGAAATCTGCGGATAGTCAAAATATTAAGTTGGATGATGGGGATATTCTAGTTATTGCTGAAACTGCTGTGGCCAAAGCCGATGGAAATGTTATTAACCTAAAAAATATTGAACCCGGAAAACAAGCTTATAATCTTGCTAAACTTACTGGAAAAGAAGCAGAACTTGTTGAAGCAATAATTGAGGAGTCTAATGAAATAGTCAAAGTGGGTCCTGATTTCATTATTTGTGAAACTAAGCATGGTTTTGTTTGTGCCAATGCAGGTATTGATGAATCTAATGTAGATAAAGGGATGGCAACACCTATTCCCTTGAATCCCGATTCCAGTGCCCATCAGATAAGGAAAAAAATGGAAATTAGTACTGGAAAAAAAATAGCAGTCATTATATCTGATACACAAGGAAGAGCATTCCGTGAAGGTGCAATTGGAACTGCAATAGGTATTTCAGGGATGGAACCACTTTGGGATCGTTGCGGCGAATTTGATCTATATGGAAGGGAATTAAAAACAACCAGCATAGCTGTAGCAGATGAATTAGCCTCAGCCGCATCCCTAGTTATGGGGCAAGCAAATGAAGGAATACCTGTAGTTATTATTAAAGGAATTTCTTACTTTGATAAACTTGAAAATGACAAAGCCACTATAAATCCATTGATAAGGCCAAAAAAATATGATGTATTTCGTGATTAA
- a CDS encoding 2-phospho-L-lactate transferase yields MISVLSGGTGTPKLLQGMVQVTKPENITVIVNTIENNYFSGVYVAPDVDTVIYTLAGIINEDTWYGVKDDSFITHERLKEIGCPETLRIGDRDRALKIQKTILMENNSLSQAIDIQRKELGIKSLIIPMSDDESHITISTDAGEMEFHEFLVEHQGKPEVLEVNYQKVDPACGVIESIENSDMVVIGPSNPITSIEPIISARNVTKALKNAYVVAVSPIIGNQPVSGPAAKFMEAKGYEVSSIGVAKIYQNFLDKFIIDLLDAKYQEEIEKLISDVMLTQTIMRNNDDKINLARCIIG; encoded by the coding sequence ATGATAAGCGTCCTTTCCGGTGGTACTGGAACTCCGAAACTCCTGCAAGGCATGGTACAAGTTACAAAACCTGAAAATATCACAGTAATTGTAAATACCATTGAAAATAATTACTTCTCTGGAGTTTATGTTGCTCCCGATGTGGATACTGTTATTTACACCTTAGCTGGAATCATCAATGAGGACACATGGTACGGAGTTAAAGATGATAGTTTTATTACCCATGAACGTTTGAAAGAAATTGGTTGCCCAGAAACCCTTAGAATTGGGGACCGTGATAGGGCCCTGAAAATTCAGAAAACAATTTTAATGGAAAATAATTCTCTTTCACAAGCCATTGATATTCAAAGGAAAGAATTGGGCATTAAATCATTGATAATTCCCATGAGTGATGATGAATCACATATAACCATCAGTACAGATGCAGGTGAAATGGAGTTTCACGAATTTCTGGTTGAACATCAGGGAAAACCTGAAGTTCTTGAAGTAAACTATCAGAAGGTTGATCCTGCTTGTGGAGTAATAGAGTCTATAGAAAATTCTGATATGGTGGTTATCGGACCATCAAATCCCATAACCTCGATTGAACCAATAATTTCAGCAAGAAACGTAACTAAAGCCTTGAAAAATGCTTATGTTGTTGCTGTTTCCCCAATAATAGGAAATCAGCCAGTCAGTGGTCCTGCAGCTAAATTTATGGAGGCCAAAGGATACGAAGTTTCGTCGATTGGAGTAGCGAAAATATATCAAAATTTTTTGGACAAATTCATTATAGATTTGTTAGATGCAAAGTATCAGGAAGAAATAGAAAAACTAATATCGGATGTTATGTTAACACAGACCATCATGAGAAATAATGATGACAAAATAAATTTAGCCAGATGTATTATTGGGTGA
- a CDS encoding GTP cyclohydrolase IIa, with the protein MIQMTLIQIDNYGPWTVTPTPRAESDLQILQAELYADVQRQFAAKGGLVFFTRFDNMLAVTNGVDMEHHLHIQKSIGNRYPITLSMGVGTAETPYEAQRSATSALQKYGGAQSEERSEILAIEGLVNPDDSFVQIAHIDINGITDSLTDIIPAYDTSFIVNRVQHFLMKKLIEKGSLLFFIGGDNFMSPCNGMTPEGILKVIEEIEEEINIALKAGVGKAPTAEKAANLADLALEEIRDGNTYNLVHVMK; encoded by the coding sequence ATGATTCAAATGACTTTAATTCAGATTGACAACTACGGGCCTTGGACCGTTACTCCTACACCTAGGGCCGAATCAGACTTGCAAATCTTGCAGGCAGAGTTATACGCAGATGTTCAAAGGCAATTCGCAGCTAAAGGTGGATTGGTCTTCTTCACCCGCTTTGACAATATGCTGGCAGTTACAAACGGAGTGGATATGGAACATCACTTGCATATCCAGAAATCAATTGGAAACCGTTACCCCATAACCTTAAGTATGGGCGTGGGAACTGCTGAAACACCCTATGAAGCACAGAGAAGCGCTACCAGTGCCTTACAAAAATATGGTGGAGCCCAATCTGAAGAACGCAGCGAAATATTAGCCATTGAAGGATTAGTAAATCCAGATGATAGCTTTGTGCAAATAGCCCACATCGACATCAACGGTATCACTGATTCCTTAACTGATATTATTCCAGCATATGATACTTCTTTTATTGTCAATAGAGTTCAACATTTCTTAATGAAAAAGTTAATTGAAAAAGGTTCATTACTCTTCTTTATTGGAGGAGATAACTTTATGTCTCCTTGTAACGGCATGACACCAGAAGGAATACTTAAAGTCATTGAAGAAATTGAAGAGGAAATCAACATTGCCTTGAAAGCAGGGGTAGGTAAGGCACCCACAGCTGAAAAAGCAGCGAATCTTGCTGATCTCGCATTGGAAGAGATCAGAGATGGGAATACCTACAATTTGGTTCATGTGATGAAATAA
- the atwA gene encoding methyl coenzyme M reductase system, component A2, with protein MSFIELKNVTKTFNGANALKNLNITIEEGQVLGVLGRSGSGKSVLLNMLRGMKDYRPTEGEIIYNLAVCPYCLRVEPPSMSDKVCGCGTKFESQRVDFWNADRKLFAAIKRRISIMLQRTFALYEDDTVIDNVIKSITGHTEEESTYMAIDLLDLAQMTHRITHIARDLSGGEKQRVVLARQIAKEPMLFLADEPTGTLDPQTAELIHKALIEGVKDKHTTMVITSHWPEVMRQISDYVVWLENGEVMEEGNPEKVVQSFLDQVPLPEKKEEFETGGPIIQMEGVKKHYYSIERGVIKAVDGIDLTVDEGEIFGIVGLSGAGKTTLSRILYGLTDPSSGQIEVKLGDNWIDMTEKGIFGRGRVKPYLGILHQEYSLYPHRNVLGNLTEAISLELPAEFAKMKALYVLHAVGFDENYAEKIITKYPDELSGGERHRVALAQVLIKEPNIVILDEPTGTMDPITRVQVTDSIHGARDELNQTFLIISHDMDFVLDVCDRAALMRGGKILKIGLPADIVEDLTPSEKERMLKEE; from the coding sequence ATGTCTTTCATAGAACTAAAAAACGTCACCAAAACCTTTAACGGAGCAAATGCCCTTAAAAACCTGAATATAACCATAGAAGAAGGACAAGTCCTGGGTGTTCTGGGAAGAAGTGGCTCTGGTAAATCTGTTCTCCTTAATATGCTGAGGGGCATGAAGGATTATCGTCCAACTGAAGGTGAAATTATATACAATCTTGCTGTTTGTCCATATTGTTTAAGGGTAGAACCACCTTCAATGTCAGATAAAGTTTGTGGATGCGGAACCAAATTCGAATCTCAGAGAGTTGATTTCTGGAATGCGGATCGAAAACTTTTTGCAGCTATTAAAAGGCGCATATCCATTATGTTGCAGAGGACTTTTGCTTTGTACGAAGATGACACTGTAATTGATAATGTTATAAAGTCCATAACTGGGCACACTGAAGAAGAAAGCACATACATGGCCATTGACCTTTTAGATCTGGCTCAGATGACTCACAGAATTACCCATATTGCCCGTGATCTATCAGGTGGAGAAAAACAAAGAGTTGTTCTAGCCCGACAAATTGCCAAAGAACCTATGCTATTTCTAGCTGACGAACCCACCGGTACTCTAGACCCCCAAACTGCGGAATTAATCCACAAAGCGTTAATTGAGGGTGTGAAGGATAAACACACTACCATGGTAATCACCTCACACTGGCCAGAAGTTATGCGTCAGATATCTGATTATGTGGTTTGGTTGGAAAATGGAGAGGTGATGGAGGAAGGAAATCCAGAAAAAGTGGTTCAAAGCTTCTTAGATCAAGTTCCTCTCCCTGAAAAGAAAGAAGAATTCGAAACAGGTGGTCCCATAATTCAAATGGAAGGAGTAAAAAAACATTACTACTCCATTGAAAGAGGAGTTATCAAAGCAGTGGATGGTATTGATCTCACAGTAGATGAAGGAGAGATATTTGGAATAGTAGGACTTTCCGGTGCAGGAAAAACTACACTTTCTCGTATCCTTTACGGCCTAACCGATCCTAGCAGTGGCCAGATAGAGGTTAAATTAGGAGATAACTGGATAGACATGACCGAAAAAGGAATATTTGGCAGAGGTCGTGTGAAGCCATATTTGGGAATCTTGCACCAAGAATATAGTCTCTACCCTCACCGAAACGTTCTGGGTAACCTCACTGAAGCAATCAGTCTGGAACTACCTGCTGAATTTGCCAAAATGAAAGCTTTGTACGTACTTCACGCAGTTGGCTTCGATGAGAACTATGCTGAAAAAATAATAACCAAATATCCCGACGAACTGAGTGGTGGAGAACGTCACAGAGTTGCATTAGCCCAAGTTCTCATTAAAGAACCGAACATAGTCATATTAGATGAGCCAACCGGCACTATGGATCCTATAACCAGAGTACAAGTTACTGATTCTATCCATGGAGCTCGAGATGAATTAAATCAAACTTTCCTCATCATCAGCCACGATATGGACTTTGTTCTGGACGTATGTGACCGTGCTGCCCTCATGAGAGGTGGAAAAATCCTTAAAATAGGATTACCTGCAGATATTGTGGAAGATTTAACCCCCTCTGAAAAAGAAAGAATGTTAAAGGAGGAATAA
- a CDS encoding methanogenesis marker 9 domain-containing protein, with the protein MVWEDAPSHVCRGGDKRAMTFCCPPVKPCPITLALEDAGISAQEYVEIKENFGKKTRLGEGEGTCFGSLVWCCKPSKPCPLRDMVLRRIEMTTDEYMNLKHQLSQELVGHDPVNNEADIKALSETFNVSLDEAAQVLSECGNDIKTAIKIIRMKNLEL; encoded by the coding sequence ATGGTATGGGAAGATGCGCCATCACATGTATGCCGAGGGGGAGATAAAAGAGCAATGACATTCTGCTGTCCTCCAGTAAAGCCATGCCCCATAACACTTGCTCTTGAAGATGCAGGAATTAGTGCACAAGAATATGTTGAAATAAAAGAGAATTTTGGAAAAAAAACACGCCTCGGAGAGGGTGAAGGAACTTGTTTCGGATCATTGGTTTGGTGTTGTAAACCCTCCAAACCATGCCCACTCAGAGATATGGTATTGCGCAGGATAGAAATGACAACCGACGAATACATGAATTTAAAACACCAATTATCACAGGAATTAGTTGGACATGACCCTGTAAATAATGAAGCCGATATCAAAGCCCTTTCTGAAACCTTTAATGTGTCTCTAGATGAAGCAGCTCAAGTTCTCTCTGAGTGCGGAAATGATATTAAAACTGCCATTAAAATCATAAGAATGAAAAATTTGGAGTTATAA
- a CDS encoding bifunctional precorrin-2 dehydrogenase/sirohydrochlorin ferrochelatase has translation MGWTPLYLDLQDKNVLVVGSGEVGQRRAQRFLSSGANVIIISRHTSDELKKMGALYKSRKELKKWVEWADLMVVASSDSQLNQKATFLSKDKLINRADYPEHGNLIVPSVFSIGDVQFSIFTQGKSPLMAKELRKRIESIVKNKDIFQLELQHFTRQLLKKKVTDQKKRRDYLYQILNDKKINEFLDNGEVDEAHDYVTQILENLN, from the coding sequence ATGGGATGGACTCCCCTCTACTTAGATCTGCAAGATAAAAACGTGTTAGTAGTAGGATCAGGAGAAGTAGGTCAAAGAAGAGCACAGCGTTTCCTCAGTTCAGGAGCAAACGTGATTATTATATCCAGACACACTTCAGATGAGTTAAAAAAAATGGGAGCCCTCTACAAATCCCGGAAAGAGCTTAAAAAATGGGTAGAGTGGGCAGATCTAATGGTAGTGGCCAGTTCAGATTCCCAATTAAATCAAAAAGCTACTTTTTTATCTAAAGATAAATTAATAAACAGAGCAGACTATCCTGAACACGGAAATCTAATTGTTCCATCCGTATTTTCCATAGGTGATGTTCAATTTTCAATTTTCACCCAAGGTAAAAGCCCGCTGATGGCTAAAGAGCTGAGAAAACGCATTGAGTCTATTGTTAAAAATAAAGACATTTTTCAACTTGAACTGCAACATTTCACCCGCCAATTATTGAAAAAAAAAGTAACAGATCAAAAAAAACGCCGCGATTATTTATACCAAATCTTAAATGATAAGAAGATAAATGAATTTTTAGATAATGGTGAAGTAGACGAAGCACATGATTACGTTACTCAAATTCTAGAAAATCTGAATTAA
- a CDS encoding glutamyl-tRNA reductase codes for MILNIRIDHKTADIGKIEESTMKMDEIFTKIQEDHEIQEHVQIKTCNRAEIYLVMDDSPLNYHWDGLVVEKNEKALEHVLKLSCGLESMIIGEDQILGQLKDAYKTSVKKMSCGPVLGTVFTKAIHVGQAVRKKTQINQGSVSIGSAAVDLAESVLGDLKCKKVLVIGAGKMGTLVAKALVEKHLKAIVVANRTYDRAVCLAKELGGSAIHFDRLSKAMSDADVVISATGAPHTILTTEKVKLAINPENLKKMVMVDIANPRDIEEDIAKLGVKLYNIDDLRGIADKNKKMRKSKAKKAENIIAEELELLEKSLRHLKVEPIIANIRSQAENIRIRETEKACRMMGDIEGKERIVDDLTKVVVDRVFSDIISNLKEAAENDNEEVLKSAEFLFKKK; via the coding sequence ATGATTCTAAATATCAGAATCGATCATAAAACAGCAGATATTGGTAAAATTGAAGAGTCTACCATGAAAATGGATGAAATTTTCACCAAAATCCAAGAAGATCATGAGATACAAGAACATGTTCAGATAAAAACTTGTAACCGTGCTGAAATTTACCTTGTAATGGATGATTCCCCCCTAAACTATCATTGGGATGGCTTGGTAGTTGAAAAGAATGAAAAAGCCTTGGAACATGTTCTTAAGCTTTCTTGTGGATTAGAATCTATGATAATTGGTGAAGATCAGATATTAGGCCAGTTGAAAGATGCCTATAAAACCAGTGTTAAAAAGATGTCTTGCGGCCCTGTTTTAGGCACAGTATTTACGAAAGCCATACATGTTGGACAGGCAGTGCGTAAAAAAACACAAATTAATCAAGGATCTGTTTCTATAGGTTCAGCTGCTGTGGATCTAGCCGAATCAGTTCTTGGTGATCTAAAATGTAAAAAAGTATTAGTTATAGGGGCCGGTAAGATGGGAACACTAGTAGCCAAGGCCCTGGTGGAAAAACACCTTAAAGCCATTGTAGTTGCTAATCGAACATATGATCGGGCCGTTTGCCTAGCCAAAGAATTGGGAGGGAGTGCTATACATTTTGATCGCCTGTCCAAGGCAATGTCCGATGCAGATGTGGTTATAAGTGCTACTGGAGCCCCCCATACCATACTCACCACTGAAAAAGTAAAACTTGCAATCAATCCCGAAAACTTGAAAAAAATGGTTATGGTAGATATTGCTAACCCACGAGATATTGAAGAAGACATTGCAAAATTAGGAGTTAAACTATATAATATAGATGATTTAAGGGGAATAGCAGACAAAAACAAAAAGATGCGTAAATCTAAGGCAAAAAAAGCTGAAAACATAATTGCTGAAGAATTAGAACTTTTGGAAAAATCTTTAAGGCACCTTAAAGTAGAGCCCATCATAGCTAATATACGATCACAAGCTGAAAACATTCGAATTCGGGAAACAGAGAAGGCTTGCCGCATGATGGGAGATATTGAGGGTAAAGAAAGGATTGTGGATGATCTTACCAAAGTTGTGGTTGACCGTGTATTTTCAGACATAATCAGTAATCTTAAAGAAGCAGCAGAAAATGATAATGAAGAAGTACTAAAGTCTGCTGAGTTCCTTTTTAAAAAAAAATGA